One genomic region from Haloferax litoreum encodes:
- a CDS encoding VOC family protein codes for MTQTSDGTRMPPARVDHVGIAVERVDDAEATLLALGCECVHRETVADGTFEWATYVLGDASRLELIAPVDGESFLTAYLDEHGPGLHHVTLEVVDIDAAVDALESAGERIVGYSEEDGWTEAFVSPRNPTGVLFQLMEYHDDYADKGDAHALFVRGDPLKNR; via the coding sequence ATGACCCAGACTAGCGACGGTACGCGCATGCCGCCCGCGCGCGTGGACCACGTCGGAATCGCAGTCGAACGCGTCGACGACGCGGAAGCGACGTTACTCGCCCTCGGGTGTGAGTGCGTTCACCGAGAGACGGTGGCAGACGGGACGTTCGAGTGGGCGACGTACGTCCTCGGCGACGCATCACGTCTCGAACTCATCGCGCCTGTCGACGGTGAGTCGTTCCTCACGGCGTACCTCGACGAACACGGCCCCGGACTCCACCACGTCACGCTCGAAGTCGTCGACATCGACGCCGCCGTCGACGCCCTCGAATCGGCGGGCGAACGTATCGTTGGCTACTCGGAGGAAGATGGCTGGACTGAGGCGTTCGTCTCGCCACGAAACCCGACGGGCGTACTGTTCCAACTGATGGAGTACCACGACGACTACGCCGACAAGGGTGACGCGCACGCACTCTTCGTCCGGGGTGACCCGCTGAAAAATCGGTGA
- a CDS encoding LLM class flavin-dependent oxidoreductase, whose amino-acid sequence MEIGTGLFTCQRRPDDDRPMSDLYDEIMTLGRAIDEAGLASAWVSEHHFMEDGYLSGTMPALGALAAVTENIELGTCIALAPLYDPIRLAEDTATVDLLSGGRMTLGLAIGSNPREFDAFDVPRDERVDRLADTVDILRGAWSDGPVEHDSPFHDGVTGVDITPKPSRDVPLMLGGAAKPAVRRAARTADAWCAPSSLSIGGLKKRVDDIRNVREEEGLDDDFTIYVLQHGFVGDSKEDAWDAMKDGYLYIQRRYAEIFSGETVSELSDERREELKEQAIFGTPEDVIEDLERYRDALGDDIHFIFRTYHPGVGTDEMAECIERLGDEVVPHFA is encoded by the coding sequence ATGGAAATCGGGACCGGCCTGTTCACGTGTCAGCGACGGCCAGACGACGACCGACCGATGTCGGACCTCTACGACGAGATAATGACGCTCGGACGCGCAATCGACGAGGCGGGCCTCGCCAGCGCGTGGGTGTCCGAACATCACTTCATGGAAGACGGGTACCTCTCGGGGACGATGCCAGCACTCGGCGCACTCGCCGCAGTGACGGAGAACATCGAACTCGGGACGTGTATCGCACTCGCACCGCTGTACGACCCCATTCGACTCGCCGAAGACACCGCGACTGTCGACTTGCTCTCCGGCGGGCGGATGACGCTCGGACTCGCCATCGGGTCGAACCCGCGCGAGTTCGACGCGTTCGACGTTCCCCGTGACGAACGTGTCGACCGTCTCGCCGACACCGTCGACATCCTCCGCGGAGCGTGGTCAGATGGCCCGGTCGAACACGACTCTCCGTTCCACGACGGCGTGACCGGTGTCGATATCACGCCAAAACCCTCTCGCGACGTTCCACTCATGCTCGGCGGCGCAGCGAAACCCGCAGTTCGCCGTGCGGCGAGAACTGCCGACGCGTGGTGTGCACCATCGTCGCTCTCGATTGGCGGTCTGAAGAAGCGTGTCGACGATATACGAAACGTGCGCGAGGAAGAGGGCCTCGACGACGACTTCACCATCTACGTGCTCCAACACGGGTTCGTCGGCGACTCGAAGGAAGACGCGTGGGACGCGATGAAAGACGGCTACCTGTACATCCAGCGTCGGTACGCAGAGATTTTCTCGGGTGAAACGGTCTCAGAACTCTCCGACGAACGCAGAGAGGAACTCAAAGAACAGGCCATATTCGGGACGCCAGAGGACGTCATCGAGGACCTCGAACGCTACCGCGACGCACTCGGTGACGATATCCACTTCATCTTCCGCACGTACCACCCCGGCGTCGGGACAGACGAGATGGCCGAGTGCATCGAACGCCTCGGCGACGAGGTAGTTCCACACTTCGCCTGA
- a CDS encoding ABC transporter substrate-binding protein → MAGVAGLTGSAGCLGGGGGGGTNAITYGVISPMTGPYGGLAVGQRNGAELAIRHVNENDDLDVEITGVYEDTEADPSTGRRKAQSVVEQDGASYIMGAISSSVALALNEFAADNEVIYNPGGAAVPITGSNCNEWVFRAETNTAQMAEAVSDFTAENLGTNVWFHIADYAYGESVMSRVEKRMKNGHDINVVGRSRSQLGSTNFNSYISQIANSDADVAVLGMTGGDLINFVKQAASQGLKQDVNLMSPTMTFSVVRGALGEAAYGTYGGVRYLPSLETGDNQTFVEAYRSEYDADPDNFARAAYMSIRMTARGIAEADSTDPAEVKDVLPGLEMDSILGPNQFRDCDHQAMNPVWPGELVAPESGSGPAAVELGEMIEGADALPPCADLGCNL, encoded by the coding sequence TTGGCTGGTGTTGCTGGACTGACTGGTTCGGCAGGGTGTCTCGGCGGCGGCGGTGGCGGCGGCACGAACGCCATCACCTACGGCGTCATCAGCCCGATGACCGGTCCGTACGGTGGTCTGGCGGTTGGACAGCGAAACGGGGCGGAACTCGCTATCCGACACGTCAACGAGAACGACGACTTGGACGTCGAGATTACCGGCGTCTACGAAGATACCGAAGCTGACCCCTCGACTGGCCGCCGGAAGGCACAATCTGTCGTCGAACAGGACGGTGCGTCGTACATCATGGGTGCGATTTCGTCGAGTGTCGCACTTGCGCTCAACGAGTTCGCGGCGGACAACGAAGTCATCTACAACCCCGGCGGGGCGGCAGTCCCCATCACCGGGTCGAACTGTAACGAGTGGGTGTTCCGTGCAGAGACGAACACCGCGCAGATGGCAGAGGCAGTCTCCGACTTCACCGCAGAGAACCTCGGCACGAACGTCTGGTTCCACATTGCCGACTACGCGTACGGCGAATCAGTGATGTCGCGCGTGGAAAAGCGGATGAAAAACGGGCACGACATCAACGTCGTCGGTCGTAGTCGCTCGCAACTCGGGTCGACTAACTTCAACTCCTACATCAGCCAGATTGCCAACTCCGACGCGGATGTCGCCGTCCTCGGCATGACCGGTGGTGACCTCATCAACTTCGTCAAGCAGGCGGCGAGTCAGGGTCTCAAACAAGACGTCAACCTCATGTCGCCGACGATGACGTTCTCTGTCGTTCGCGGTGCACTCGGTGAAGCGGCGTACGGAACCTACGGTGGCGTCCGCTACCTCCCGTCGCTCGAAACTGGTGACAACCAGACGTTCGTCGAGGCGTACCGCAGTGAGTACGACGCCGACCCGGACAACTTCGCCCGCGCGGCGTACATGTCTATCCGGATGACTGCACGGGGTATCGCCGAAGCAGACTCGACCGACCCCGCGGAAGTCAAGGACGTGCTCCCCGGACTGGAGATGGACTCCATCCTCGGCCCGAACCAGTTCCGCGACTGCGACCACCAGGCGATGAACCCCGTGTGGCCCGGTGAACTGGTCGCTCCCGAGAGCGGAAGCGGTCCGGCAGCGGTCGAACTCGGTGAGATGATAGAGGGCGCAGATGCATTGCCTCCCTGCGCTGACCTTGGCTGCAACCTCTAA
- a CDS encoding ABC transporter permease: MSVASAVAEQVLNGLVVGMVYVLLAAGLSIIFGVMDVINFAHGELFALGAYFAFAIAGPLGGAGFWVALVVAPLLVGVVGMGIERLTVKRLYGRDPLYHILLTFGLVLIINDLITSVWGKSAQPFPIPAVLDQPVALFGFNYSLYNYGIIIFGSVLALGTWLLLNRTRFGMIIRAGSEDREMVRNLGINIDRYYTLTFGLGAALAGVAGIVLGAFQNVSPTMGSSVIIPAFVIVVLGGLGSFRGAVVGGLFVGVVQTLARTYTPFLEGLIVFLLMIVVLVVRPKGLFGTNIGAGEHHDGALLHGAGGGVLSSATRAKLGYAAVGVLVLVPFFAELTGVTYSVTLLEDILIWALFALSLDLVLGYAGLVSLGHTLFYGVGAYASVLTLMHFSPSVFVALAVAVVVCAVIAWSVGYLSIRVSGVFFAMITLAFAELFYNAVFKFDFTGGSDGLFGVDVFYGLAGLGIDPREFEIPLGIMTIDGGMVQYYFLLAVVVGSYLLARRLIRAPFGSVLQAIRESEERASFIGYDVTAYKRRAFVVSGGLAGLAGGLFAANNGYVAPSFLHWINSGEVIVMTVLGGMGTLYGPMIGAGVFVAAEDILSSYIEQWQLVIGVLFVLFVIFVPRGLVSLPQTITEHPMFESAVRDHTSVKDAEVERHD, translated from the coding sequence ATGTCTGTCGCCAGCGCTGTCGCAGAGCAGGTCCTCAATGGACTCGTCGTCGGGATGGTCTACGTCCTCCTCGCCGCAGGACTGTCGATTATCTTCGGCGTCATGGACGTCATCAACTTCGCCCACGGTGAACTGTTCGCACTCGGTGCGTACTTCGCGTTCGCCATCGCCGGCCCACTCGGCGGTGCCGGCTTCTGGGTCGCCCTCGTGGTGGCACCGTTACTGGTCGGTGTCGTCGGTATGGGCATCGAGCGACTCACAGTGAAACGGCTCTACGGCCGCGACCCACTGTATCACATCTTGTTGACGTTCGGTCTCGTCCTCATCATCAACGACCTCATCACGTCTGTGTGGGGGAAATCCGCCCAACCATTCCCAATCCCGGCGGTGCTCGACCAGCCTGTCGCGCTGTTCGGGTTCAACTACTCGTTGTACAACTACGGCATCATCATCTTCGGGTCGGTTCTCGCCCTCGGGACGTGGCTCCTGCTGAACCGGACTCGGTTCGGGATGATAATCCGCGCAGGGTCGGAAGACCGAGAGATGGTCCGGAACCTCGGTATCAACATCGACCGGTACTACACCCTGACGTTCGGGCTGGGTGCGGCACTCGCCGGCGTGGCGGGTATCGTCCTCGGTGCATTCCAGAACGTCAGTCCGACGATGGGGTCGAGCGTGATTATCCCCGCGTTCGTCATCGTCGTCCTCGGCGGCCTCGGGTCGTTCCGTGGCGCAGTCGTCGGCGGGTTGTTCGTCGGCGTCGTCCAGACGCTCGCGCGAACCTACACGCCGTTCCTCGAAGGACTCATCGTCTTCCTGCTGATGATTGTCGTGCTCGTCGTCCGGCCCAAGGGTCTGTTCGGCACGAACATCGGTGCTGGTGAACACCACGACGGTGCACTGCTCCACGGAGCAGGAGGTGGGGTGTTGTCGTCGGCGACACGGGCGAAACTCGGGTACGCCGCAGTTGGCGTACTCGTCCTCGTACCGTTCTTCGCCGAGTTGACCGGGGTCACGTACTCGGTCACGCTCCTCGAAGACATCCTCATCTGGGCGCTGTTCGCGCTCAGTTTGGACCTCGTCCTCGGGTACGCGGGACTCGTCTCGCTCGGCCATACGCTGTTCTACGGCGTGGGTGCCTACGCCTCGGTGCTGACACTCATGCACTTCTCGCCGTCGGTGTTCGTCGCACTCGCCGTCGCCGTGGTGGTCTGTGCCGTCATCGCGTGGAGTGTCGGGTACCTCTCGATACGGGTGTCCGGCGTCTTCTTCGCCATGATTACGCTCGCGTTCGCGGAGTTGTTCTACAACGCCGTGTTCAAGTTCGACTTCACTGGAGGCTCTGACGGCCTCTTCGGTGTGGACGTGTTCTACGGCCTCGCTGGTCTCGGCATCGACCCGAGAGAGTTCGAGATTCCGCTCGGAATCATGACTATCGACGGAGGAATGGTGCAGTACTACTTCCTCCTCGCAGTCGTGGTCGGGTCGTACCTGCTGGCGCGCCGTCTCATTCGCGCACCGTTCGGGTCGGTCCTCCAAGCCATCCGCGAGAGCGAAGAGCGGGCGTCGTTCATCGGGTACGACGTGACGGCGTACAAGCGTCGCGCATTCGTCGTCTCCGGTGGTCTCGCCGGCCTCGCTGGCGGCCTCTTCGCCGCCAACAACGGCTACGTCGCCCCGTCGTTCCTCCACTGGATAAACTCCGGTGAGGTCATCGTGATGACCGTCCTCGGCGGAATGGGGACGCTCTACGGGCCGATGATTGGCGCGGGCGTCTTCGTCGCCGCAGAAGACATCCTCTCGTCGTACATCGAGCAGTGGCAACTCGTCATCGGCGTGCTGTTCGTGCTGTTCGTCATCTTCGTCCCGCGGGGCCTCGTGTCGCTCCCACAGACGATTACCGAACACCCGATGTTCGAGTCGGCGGTCCGCGACCACACGAGCGTGAAAGACGCGGAGGTGGAACGTCATGACTGA
- a CDS encoding ABC transporter ATP-binding protein has product MTDTILETQNLTKEFGKLVAVDDVNLDIERGEFRSLIGPNGAGKTTTFNLLTGALRPTRGTVTFNGEDVSALPPHQRVRRGLGRSFQITNVFSGLTVRENVRLAAQAARHEVFTPVEEFLDNKDSFDDVNEHTDRVLERSGLLGRGDEPADVMAYGDKRRLEIAIVLATDPEMVLLDEPTAGMSAEETRATMDLIDEVLSDRTLLLIEHDIDLVMRVSDRITVLHRGEVLSEGTPEEVSEDPEVREAYFGGVEA; this is encoded by the coding sequence ATGACTGATACGATTCTCGAGACTCAGAACCTCACGAAAGAGTTCGGTAAACTCGTCGCCGTCGACGACGTAAACCTCGACATCGAACGCGGTGAGTTCCGTAGTCTCATCGGCCCGAACGGTGCCGGGAAGACGACGACGTTCAACCTACTGACTGGGGCCCTCCGACCGACCCGCGGCACCGTGACGTTCAATGGAGAAGACGTGTCTGCGCTCCCGCCGCACCAACGGGTGCGTCGCGGACTCGGACGCTCGTTCCAGATTACGAACGTCTTCTCCGGATTGACCGTCCGCGAGAACGTCCGCCTCGCGGCACAGGCCGCACGACACGAGGTTTTCACGCCCGTCGAGGAGTTCCTCGACAACAAGGACTCCTTCGACGACGTGAACGAACACACCGACCGCGTGCTCGAACGGTCTGGACTGCTCGGCCGCGGCGACGAACCTGCCGACGTGATGGCCTACGGTGACAAACGACGGCTCGAAATCGCCATCGTGCTTGCCACGGACCCCGAAATGGTCCTTCTGGACGAACCGACGGCCGGCATGAGTGCCGAAGAGACGCGTGCGACGATGGACCTCATCGACGAGGTGCTGTCGGACCGGACGTTGCTCCTCATCGAGCACGACATCGACCTCGTGATGCGCGTCTCCGACCGCATCACTGTCCTCCATCGCGGAGAGGTTCTCTCCGAGGGGACGCCTGAGGAAGTCTCCGAAGACCCAGAGGTCCGAGAGGCGTACTTCGGAGGTGTCGAAGCATGA
- a CDS encoding ABC transporter ATP-binding protein, with the protein MSDDTLLSVRDLVSGYGSTRVLQGVNLDVERGSVVTLIGRNGVGKTTTLRSILGSVTPTSGTVTFEGKDITTLSPEKTAREGIALVPEERRVFPGLSVRENVEIGRIGGRQDIDKPTVDEVIDEFENLVRHRNSKGANLSGGEQQMLAVARALVSAPDLLMLDEPTEGLAPSIVKQVQRKIKQLNDEGVTILLVEQNVQVALDAADYVYILDKGQVVHEGPADEVAADDEILDRYLGVSAAE; encoded by the coding sequence ATGAGCGACGACACCCTCCTGTCGGTTCGTGACCTGGTCTCGGGGTACGGTTCGACCCGCGTCCTTCAGGGCGTCAACCTCGACGTCGAACGGGGGTCGGTCGTCACGCTCATCGGACGCAACGGCGTCGGGAAGACGACGACGCTCCGGAGCATCCTCGGGAGTGTCACACCAACCAGCGGGACGGTCACCTTCGAGGGCAAAGACATCACCACGTTGTCTCCCGAAAAGACTGCTCGTGAGGGAATCGCACTCGTTCCGGAAGAGCGACGGGTGTTTCCCGGCCTCTCGGTCCGCGAGAACGTCGAGATAGGGCGCATCGGTGGCCGGCAAGACATCGACAAACCGACCGTGGACGAGGTCATCGACGAGTTCGAGAACCTCGTTCGCCACCGTAACAGCAAGGGTGCGAACCTCTCCGGCGGCGAACAGCAGATGCTCGCCGTCGCACGCGCTCTGGTCTCTGCACCAGACCTGCTGATGTTGGACGAACCGACGGAAGGTCTGGCACCGTCCATCGTCAAACAGGTCCAGCGCAAAATCAAGCAGTTGAACGACGAGGGCGTGACCATCCTCCTCGTCGAACAGAACGTCCAGGTCGCACTCGACGCTGCGGACTACGTCTACATCCTCGACAAGGGGCAGGTCGTCCACGAGGGCCCCGCCGACGAGGTAGCGGCGGACGACGAGATACTCGACCGATACCTCGGCGTCTCTGCGGCCGAGTAA
- the paaK gene encoding phenylacetate--CoA ligase PaaK, with product MGDNRTMGESDREDVTRLPRPELRDVQDERVRAVVEHAYENVEFYRRKLDDAGVHPSDVQSVDDLSKLPFTTKEDFRDEYPTGLFAVDMEDVVRIHASSGTTGKPKIVGYTQDDLDVWREVMSRGFRGVGLTSDDSLQNAYSYGLFTGGFGFHDGATSMGMTVIPTGGGNTQRQVEMLVDLDVDSICLTPSYALYLAEVAEDMGYDPADLSLSTILYGAEPCTEPMRREIEARFDATAVENYGLSEIIGPGVAIECLEQAGMHIWEDHFYPEVINPETGEPVADGEEGELVFTTLTKQALPVLRYRTGDLTTLDYETCDCGRTAVRMDSVTGRADDLLIVRGVNLYPSEVESVVLEFDEVAPHYRIDLRRANNLDRLDLTVELTDGFDGSRDELERRIRKRLSNVLSFSPDQVTLVEPGGIERTKVGKVQRVYDHR from the coding sequence ATGGGAGACAACAGAACGATGGGTGAGAGTGACAGAGAAGACGTGACGCGACTACCGAGGCCGGAGTTGCGAGACGTACAGGACGAACGAGTCCGGGCAGTCGTCGAACACGCGTACGAGAACGTCGAGTTCTATCGACGCAAACTCGACGACGCGGGGGTACATCCGAGCGACGTTCAGAGCGTCGATGACCTCTCGAAGCTTCCGTTCACGACGAAAGAGGACTTCCGCGACGAATATCCCACGGGGTTGTTCGCCGTGGACATGGAAGACGTCGTGCGAATTCACGCCTCTTCGGGCACGACTGGGAAGCCGAAAATCGTCGGCTACACGCAGGACGACTTGGACGTGTGGCGCGAAGTGATGTCACGCGGGTTCCGCGGCGTGGGGCTAACGAGCGACGATTCGCTTCAGAACGCGTACAGTTACGGTCTCTTCACGGGCGGGTTTGGGTTCCACGACGGCGCGACGTCGATGGGGATGACCGTGATTCCGACTGGGGGTGGAAACACCCAGCGACAGGTCGAGATGCTCGTAGACCTCGACGTCGATTCGATTTGTCTCACGCCATCGTACGCCCTCTACCTCGCGGAAGTCGCCGAAGACATGGGGTACGACCCGGCCGACTTATCGCTCTCGACGATTCTCTACGGCGCAGAACCGTGTACCGAACCCATGCGACGGGAAATCGAGGCGAGATTCGACGCGACAGCAGTCGAGAACTACGGTCTCTCGGAGATAATCGGGCCGGGTGTCGCCATCGAGTGTCTGGAACAAGCAGGGATGCACATCTGGGAAGACCACTTCTACCCGGAGGTCATCAATCCCGAAACCGGAGAACCGGTGGCAGACGGCGAGGAGGGCGAACTCGTGTTCACGACACTCACGAAACAAGCCCTCCCGGTGCTCCGCTACCGCACGGGCGACCTGACGACCCTCGACTACGAGACGTGTGACTGCGGGCGCACCGCAGTCCGAATGGACTCGGTCACGGGCAGAGCAGACGACCTACTCATCGTCCGCGGCGTGAACCTCTATCCGAGCGAAGTCGAATCGGTCGTCCTCGAATTCGACGAGGTTGCACCACACTACCGCATCGACCTCCGGCGAGCGAACAACCTCGACCGTCTCGACTTGACGGTCGAACTCACGGACGGGTTCGACGGGTCGCGCGACGAACTCGAACGGCGCATCCGAAAGCGTCTCTCGAACGTCCTGTCGTTCAGTCCTGACCAGGTGACGCTCGTCGAACCGGGCGGTATCGAGCGGACGAAAGTCGGGAAAGTTCAGCGAGTCTACGACCACAGATGA
- a CDS encoding PaaI family thioesterase yields the protein MDIEEFFESMPFARLLGVEITDVEDGHAEGYIEMREDLSWNADRVMAHGGVTFTLADTVGGAALVSRVDQPVPTIDMRIDYLSAGTGDLRAEADVVRLGGDVGTVDVDVYATTDDTLIATARGVYKTG from the coding sequence ATGGACATAGAGGAGTTCTTCGAGAGTATGCCGTTCGCCCGGTTACTCGGCGTCGAGATTACCGACGTCGAAGACGGACACGCAGAGGGCTACATCGAGATGCGCGAGGACCTGTCGTGGAACGCAGACCGGGTAATGGCCCACGGCGGCGTCACGTTTACACTCGCAGACACCGTCGGCGGGGCGGCACTCGTCAGCCGAGTCGACCAGCCAGTTCCGACGATAGACATGCGCATCGACTACCTGAGCGCAGGGACCGGTGACCTCCGGGCAGAGGCAGACGTAGTCCGTCTCGGCGGTGACGTGGGCACTGTCGACGTAGACGTGTACGCGACGACAGACGACACCCTCATCGCGACCGCCAGAGGCGTGTACAAGACTGGGTGA
- a CDS encoding aldehyde dehydrogenase family protein, whose amino-acid sequence MEYSGPTSLYIDGDWVDAESGETIETFDPATEARYAEVACAEETDVDAAVEAAKSAAARGSEWRTMDPSTRGERLRAMADAIEARKDEISLVESHDNGKTPFEAGMEVQMVVDTFRYYAGWTDKVTGEYNAVPGDRVNFTTREPLGVTGHIVPWNYPFQLAGRSIAPALACGNTAVVKPSSQTPLSALYYGIAAEEAGLPEGVVNVVPGSGSTAGSALASHSDVEHVTFTGSTEIGKRVMADAAENVTGVTLELGGKGPHVVFPDADLDAAAKGVHYGIFMNAGQMCWAGSRLLVHEDVADELVEKIVQRAEATPLGSGIDDDGRMGPVVSENHMEDVLEYITIGVEEGATVACGGGVDEDKESGYFVEPTVLTDVTNDMTVAREEIFGPVLSVIEFSDQDEAIELANDSPYGLLAGIWTQGLSRAHQVADALDYGMVSVNEYPVTFPQTPFGGTKQSGHGREQGEEAVREFTQAKNINLNI is encoded by the coding sequence ATGGAATACAGTGGCCCAACGAGTCTCTACATCGACGGAGACTGGGTAGATGCTGAATCTGGCGAGACCATCGAGACGTTCGACCCTGCGACTGAAGCGCGCTACGCAGAAGTCGCCTGTGCCGAGGAGACGGACGTAGACGCCGCTGTCGAAGCAGCGAAGTCTGCAGCAGCACGCGGTAGCGAGTGGCGAACGATGGACCCATCCACGCGTGGCGAGAGACTCCGGGCGATGGCCGACGCCATCGAGGCACGGAAAGACGAGATTTCGCTCGTCGAATCCCACGATAACGGGAAGACGCCGTTCGAAGCGGGGATGGAAGTCCAGATGGTCGTCGACACGTTCCGTTACTACGCTGGCTGGACCGACAAAGTGACCGGTGAGTATAACGCCGTCCCCGGCGACCGCGTAAACTTCACGACGCGCGAACCACTCGGCGTCACCGGCCACATCGTCCCGTGGAACTACCCCTTCCAACTCGCTGGCCGGAGCATCGCACCGGCACTCGCCTGCGGGAACACCGCTGTCGTGAAGCCCTCCAGTCAGACCCCCCTTTCGGCCCTCTACTACGGTATCGCAGCAGAAGAAGCAGGCCTCCCCGAGGGCGTCGTCAACGTCGTCCCCGGAAGTGGCTCGACGGCAGGGTCGGCCCTCGCCTCCCACTCGGATGTCGAACACGTCACGTTCACCGGTAGCACCGAAATCGGGAAGCGTGTCATGGCTGACGCCGCAGAGAACGTCACCGGTGTCACGCTCGAACTCGGCGGGAAAGGTCCGCACGTCGTCTTCCCCGACGCCGACCTCGACGCCGCCGCGAAAGGTGTCCACTACGGTATCTTCATGAACGCCGGCCAGATGTGCTGGGCCGGGTCCCGTCTCCTCGTCCACGAGGACGTCGCCGACGAACTCGTCGAGAAGATTGTCCAGCGGGCCGAGGCGACGCCCCTCGGGTCCGGCATCGACGACGACGGCCGGATGGGTCCCGTCGTGAGCGAAAACCACATGGAAGACGTACTCGAATACATCACCATCGGTGTCGAAGAGGGCGCAACCGTCGCCTGCGGTGGCGGCGTCGACGAAGACAAAGAGTCTGGCTACTTCGTCGAACCGACGGTCCTGACTGACGTGACGAACGACATGACCGTCGCCCGTGAGGAGATTTTTGGTCCCGTCCTCTCCGTCATCGAGTTCAGCGACCAAGACGAAGCAATCGAACTCGCCAACGACTCGCCGTACGGCTTGCTCGCTGGCATCTGGACGCAGGGTCTCTCTCGTGCCCACCAGGTCGCCGACGCCCTCGACTACGGCATGGTTAGCGTCAACGAGTATCCGGTCACGTTCCCGCAGACGCCCTTCGGCGGTACGAAACAGAGTGGTCACGGCCGCGAGCAGGGCGAAGAAGCAGTCCGCGAGTTCACGCAGGCGAAGAACATCAACCTCAACATCTGA
- the paaE gene encoding 1,2-phenylacetyl-CoA epoxidase subunit PaaE, translating to MRRSFDPSVTTTGETKGAQCPYCNGTNTEREHPKGPSLCRSMHFCNDCQEPFEKFG from the coding sequence ATGCGACGCTCATTCGACCCGAGTGTGACGACGACGGGCGAGACGAAGGGTGCCCAGTGCCCGTACTGTAACGGGACGAACACCGAACGAGAGCACCCGAAAGGCCCGTCGCTCTGCCGGTCGATGCACTTCTGCAACGACTGTCAAGAACCGTTCGAGAAGTTCGGCTGA
- the paaD gene encoding 1,2-phenylacetyl-CoA epoxidase subunit PaaD — MSSEFDPDQTDANLCAHTDYAEGTAHDELPATGDGAVGIERDVWDALYSVEDPEMPISIVDLGLIYAVGVETETGEARIDMTLTYTGCPARSMLEDDIRDAVSAVDGVEDVMLNLVWSPAWTTAMVTEQGRKDLREFGLSV, encoded by the coding sequence ATGAGTAGTGAATTCGACCCCGACCAGACCGACGCGAACCTCTGTGCACACACGGACTACGCGGAGGGAACGGCCCACGACGAACTCCCGGCCACCGGCGACGGTGCAGTCGGTATCGAACGAGACGTCTGGGACGCGCTCTACTCGGTCGAAGACCCCGAGATGCCCATCAGCATCGTCGACTTGGGTCTCATCTACGCCGTCGGGGTCGAAACGGAGACGGGCGAAGCACGAATCGACATGACCCTGACGTACACCGGGTGCCCCGCACGAAGCATGCTCGAAGACGACATCCGGGATGCCGTCAGCGCTGTCGACGGTGTCGAAGACGTGATGCTCAATCTCGTGTGGAGTCCCGCGTGGACCACCGCGATGGTGACCGAACAGGGACGGAAAGACCTCCGTGAATTCGGCCTGAGTGTGTGA